A region from the Aegilops tauschii subsp. strangulata cultivar AL8/78 chromosome 5, Aet v6.0, whole genome shotgun sequence genome encodes:
- the LOC109732635 gene encoding WRKY transcription factor WRKY76 isoform X3, translating into MDTARRSPVCLDLMVGLPMVREPSPARCAGMRADAGIVGSACGRAASTTMTNGEAKILEAKFTEGPEGEGEQPASTAASPTSPVGKKRGRESMETSDSGDANSDKKINMVEAEHVDVKSPLSNGTCRRIKVKRVCTRIDPSDTSLVVKDGYQWRKYGQKVTRDNPSPRAYFRCAFAPSCPVKKKVQRSAEDSSVVEATYEGEHNHPRPTGASELPSCAAQGGGSVPCSISINSSGPTITLDLTKNGGGVQVVEAGEAQPDLKKVCREVASPEFRAALVEQMARALTGDRKFTDALAAAILRKLPDY; encoded by the exons ATGGACACGGCGCGGCGCTCGCCGGTCTGCCTCGACCTCATGGTCGGGCTTCCCATGGTCCGCGAGCCGTCTCCGGCGAGGTGCGCCGGAATGAGAGCCGACGCTGGCATTGTTGGCTCGGCCTGTGGCAGAGCAGCTTCCACCACCATGACCAACGGCGAG GCTAAAATCCTGGAGGCCAAGTTCACGGAG GGCCCCGAAGGCGAGGGCGAGCAGCCCGCGAGTACAGCCGCGTCGCCGACATCGCCGGTGGGCAAGAAAAGGGGCAGGGAGAGCATGGAGACGTCGGATTCCGGCGATGCCAACAGCGACAAGAAGATAAACATGGTCGAGGCCGAGCATGTCGACGTCAAGAGCCCGCTGAGCAACGGCACTTGCCGGAGAATCAAGGTCAAGAGGGTCTGCACCAGGATCGACCCATCGGACACGAGCCTC GTTGTGAAAGACGGGTATCAATGGCGGAAGTACGGACAGAAGGTGACACGGGATAATCCCTCCCCCCGAGCCTACTTCCGATGCGCCTTCGCGCCGTCCTGCCCTGTCAAGAAGAAG GTGCAGAGAAGCGCGGAGGATAGCTCGGTGGTGGAGGCGACGTACGAGGGCGAGCACAACCACCCGCGCCCCACGGGGGCCAGCGAGCTGCCGAGCTGCGCGGCGCAGGGCGGCGGCTCGGTGCCGTGCTCCATCTCCATCAACTCCTCCGGCCCGACCATCACGCTGGACCTCACCAAGAACGGGGGAGGCGTGCAGGTCGTCGAGGCAGGGGAGGCGCAACCGGACCTGAAGAAGGTGTGCCGGGAGGTCGCGTCGCCGGAGTTCCGGGCGGCTCTGGTGGAGCAGATGGCCCGCGCGCTCACCGGCGACCGAAAGTTCACGgacgcgctcgccgccgcgaTCCTGCGGAAGCTGCCCGATTATTAG
- the LOC109732635 gene encoding WRKY transcription factor WRKY76 isoform X4, with translation MDTARRSPVCLDLMVGLPMVREPSPARCAGMRADAGIVGSACGRAASTTMTNGEGPEGEGEQPASTAASPTSPVGKKRGRESMETSDSGDANSDKKINMVEAEHVDVKSPLSNGTCRRIKVKRVCTRIDPSDTSLVVKDGYQWRKYGQKVTRDNPSPRAYFRCAFAPSCPVKKKVQRSAEDSSVVEATYEGEHNHPRPTGASELPSCAAQGGGSVPCSISINSSGPTITLDLTKNGGGVQVVEAGEAQPDLKKVCREVASPEFRAALVEQMARALTGDRKFTDALAAAILRKLPDY, from the exons ATGGACACGGCGCGGCGCTCGCCGGTCTGCCTCGACCTCATGGTCGGGCTTCCCATGGTCCGCGAGCCGTCTCCGGCGAGGTGCGCCGGAATGAGAGCCGACGCTGGCATTGTTGGCTCGGCCTGTGGCAGAGCAGCTTCCACCACCATGACCAACGGCGAG GGCCCCGAAGGCGAGGGCGAGCAGCCCGCGAGTACAGCCGCGTCGCCGACATCGCCGGTGGGCAAGAAAAGGGGCAGGGAGAGCATGGAGACGTCGGATTCCGGCGATGCCAACAGCGACAAGAAGATAAACATGGTCGAGGCCGAGCATGTCGACGTCAAGAGCCCGCTGAGCAACGGCACTTGCCGGAGAATCAAGGTCAAGAGGGTCTGCACCAGGATCGACCCATCGGACACGAGCCTC GTTGTGAAAGACGGGTATCAATGGCGGAAGTACGGACAGAAGGTGACACGGGATAATCCCTCCCCCCGAGCCTACTTCCGATGCGCCTTCGCGCCGTCCTGCCCTGTCAAGAAGAAG GTGCAGAGAAGCGCGGAGGATAGCTCGGTGGTGGAGGCGACGTACGAGGGCGAGCACAACCACCCGCGCCCCACGGGGGCCAGCGAGCTGCCGAGCTGCGCGGCGCAGGGCGGCGGCTCGGTGCCGTGCTCCATCTCCATCAACTCCTCCGGCCCGACCATCACGCTGGACCTCACCAAGAACGGGGGAGGCGTGCAGGTCGTCGAGGCAGGGGAGGCGCAACCGGACCTGAAGAAGGTGTGCCGGGAGGTCGCGTCGCCGGAGTTCCGGGCGGCTCTGGTGGAGCAGATGGCCCGCGCGCTCACCGGCGACCGAAAGTTCACGgacgcgctcgccgccgcgaTCCTGCGGAAGCTGCCCGATTATTAG
- the LOC109732635 gene encoding WRKY transcription factor WRKY76 isoform X1 yields MDTARRSPVCLDLMVGLPMVREPSPARCAGMRADAGIVGSACGRAASTTMTNGEVCNRSTTLCFFWLYRKNLLLFARRAGFDLGNVGDFQAKILEAKFTEVSEENRRLTEMIGYLYANNQNFARQGPEGEGEQPASTAASPTSPVGKKRGRESMETSDSGDANSDKKINMVEAEHVDVKSPLSNGTCRRIKVKRVCTRIDPSDTSLVVKDGYQWRKYGQKVTRDNPSPRAYFRCAFAPSCPVKKKVQRSAEDSSVVEATYEGEHNHPRPTGASELPSCAAQGGGSVPCSISINSSGPTITLDLTKNGGGVQVVEAGEAQPDLKKVCREVASPEFRAALVEQMARALTGDRKFTDALAAAILRKLPDY; encoded by the exons ATGGACACGGCGCGGCGCTCGCCGGTCTGCCTCGACCTCATGGTCGGGCTTCCCATGGTCCGCGAGCCGTCTCCGGCGAGGTGCGCCGGAATGAGAGCCGACGCTGGCATTGTTGGCTCGGCCTGTGGCAGAGCAGCTTCCACCACCATGACCAACGGCGAGGTATGCAACCGTTCAACCACACTCTGTTTTTTTTGGCTTTATCGAAAAAATCTCTTGCTTTTCGCTCGACGTGCTGGATTTGATCTTGGAAATGTGGGGGATTTCCAGGCTAAAATCCTGGAGGCCAAGTTCACGGAGGTGAGCGAGGAGAACCGGAGGTTGACAGAGATGATCGGTTACCTGTACGCTAATAACCAGAACTTCGCGCGACAGGGCCCCGAAGGCGAGGGCGAGCAGCCCGCGAGTACAGCCGCGTCGCCGACATCGCCGGTGGGCAAGAAAAGGGGCAGGGAGAGCATGGAGACGTCGGATTCCGGCGATGCCAACAGCGACAAGAAGATAAACATGGTCGAGGCCGAGCATGTCGACGTCAAGAGCCCGCTGAGCAACGGCACTTGCCGGAGAATCAAGGTCAAGAGGGTCTGCACCAGGATCGACCCATCGGACACGAGCCTC GTTGTGAAAGACGGGTATCAATGGCGGAAGTACGGACAGAAGGTGACACGGGATAATCCCTCCCCCCGAGCCTACTTCCGATGCGCCTTCGCGCCGTCCTGCCCTGTCAAGAAGAAG GTGCAGAGAAGCGCGGAGGATAGCTCGGTGGTGGAGGCGACGTACGAGGGCGAGCACAACCACCCGCGCCCCACGGGGGCCAGCGAGCTGCCGAGCTGCGCGGCGCAGGGCGGCGGCTCGGTGCCGTGCTCCATCTCCATCAACTCCTCCGGCCCGACCATCACGCTGGACCTCACCAAGAACGGGGGAGGCGTGCAGGTCGTCGAGGCAGGGGAGGCGCAACCGGACCTGAAGAAGGTGTGCCGGGAGGTCGCGTCGCCGGAGTTCCGGGCGGCTCTGGTGGAGCAGATGGCCCGCGCGCTCACCGGCGACCGAAAGTTCACGgacgcgctcgccgccgcgaTCCTGCGGAAGCTGCCCGATTATTAG
- the LOC109732635 gene encoding WRKY transcription factor WRKY76 isoform X2 produces the protein MDTARRSPVCLDLMVGLPMVREPSPARCAGMRADAGIVGSACGRAASTTMTNGEAKILEAKFTEVSEENRRLTEMIGYLYANNQNFARQGPEGEGEQPASTAASPTSPVGKKRGRESMETSDSGDANSDKKINMVEAEHVDVKSPLSNGTCRRIKVKRVCTRIDPSDTSLVVKDGYQWRKYGQKVTRDNPSPRAYFRCAFAPSCPVKKKVQRSAEDSSVVEATYEGEHNHPRPTGASELPSCAAQGGGSVPCSISINSSGPTITLDLTKNGGGVQVVEAGEAQPDLKKVCREVASPEFRAALVEQMARALTGDRKFTDALAAAILRKLPDY, from the exons ATGGACACGGCGCGGCGCTCGCCGGTCTGCCTCGACCTCATGGTCGGGCTTCCCATGGTCCGCGAGCCGTCTCCGGCGAGGTGCGCCGGAATGAGAGCCGACGCTGGCATTGTTGGCTCGGCCTGTGGCAGAGCAGCTTCCACCACCATGACCAACGGCGAG GCTAAAATCCTGGAGGCCAAGTTCACGGAGGTGAGCGAGGAGAACCGGAGGTTGACAGAGATGATCGGTTACCTGTACGCTAATAACCAGAACTTCGCGCGACAGGGCCCCGAAGGCGAGGGCGAGCAGCCCGCGAGTACAGCCGCGTCGCCGACATCGCCGGTGGGCAAGAAAAGGGGCAGGGAGAGCATGGAGACGTCGGATTCCGGCGATGCCAACAGCGACAAGAAGATAAACATGGTCGAGGCCGAGCATGTCGACGTCAAGAGCCCGCTGAGCAACGGCACTTGCCGGAGAATCAAGGTCAAGAGGGTCTGCACCAGGATCGACCCATCGGACACGAGCCTC GTTGTGAAAGACGGGTATCAATGGCGGAAGTACGGACAGAAGGTGACACGGGATAATCCCTCCCCCCGAGCCTACTTCCGATGCGCCTTCGCGCCGTCCTGCCCTGTCAAGAAGAAG GTGCAGAGAAGCGCGGAGGATAGCTCGGTGGTGGAGGCGACGTACGAGGGCGAGCACAACCACCCGCGCCCCACGGGGGCCAGCGAGCTGCCGAGCTGCGCGGCGCAGGGCGGCGGCTCGGTGCCGTGCTCCATCTCCATCAACTCCTCCGGCCCGACCATCACGCTGGACCTCACCAAGAACGGGGGAGGCGTGCAGGTCGTCGAGGCAGGGGAGGCGCAACCGGACCTGAAGAAGGTGTGCCGGGAGGTCGCGTCGCCGGAGTTCCGGGCGGCTCTGGTGGAGCAGATGGCCCGCGCGCTCACCGGCGACCGAAAGTTCACGgacgcgctcgccgccgcgaTCCTGCGGAAGCTGCCCGATTATTAG